The Pseudobacteroides sp. genome includes the window CATTTATGTCGTAAATTGTCTTTAATGCAATTTCTCTTGGTAAATCAATAGCCATATAACTGTCTCACTTTTTTGTAAATTTGTAATATATTGTTGGCAATAAGGTTATGTAATATTACATCATAAAATTATGCTGTTTATCTTTTTCCTTAGGGTTTCAACTTGAACAAAGGTGTCTTTGCATGGGCCGTTAGGCCTTTCGTTTGTTACACCTATTACACACAAGTTTCTCACATCAAATATACCACTTATAAGGTCTCTTTCACAAGCAACCGCTATTACAACTTTAGGCCTCTCTTGTAAAATGATATTTCTTGCAGCTGTACCACCAGTCACTACCATTACCTTTATCCCCATATCATAAGCCATATTTTTTATGTCTCCGATTGTGCATAACCCGCAGTTTTTACAGTTTCCTATGTCAGCAGTTATTTTTATGGAGCATTCAAAATTCTGAAGACAATGGGGCAAAACCAGAAGCACCTCCTGGGGCTTAAACTTTGCACCTTCTGACTCCGTTAATATATTGTTGATATTTATATAAAATCTCCTAATTGCATCCTTATTATTCCTCAGAAGTTTTAACATCAGAGAAATAAGAGGAAATAGAATATTAAGGCTCTTTCTTGCAAAAACAGCCATAGAAGGCCTTATTCTTCCAGTCCTGTAGGTTGAAAAAATAATTGGAATTGACACAATCAATAAGGCAGTTACAGCTCCAAAACCAAGCATTACCAAAAGTATTATGAAATTATAATTGGAAATAGTAAAATTGCGGTAAATAAGAGCCATGCCCATAATTATAAGGCAAAATGCAGTTACAACCGCTATAGAAAAAAGTATAAATTTCTTTAAATATTTATCCAATTACTTCACCTTCATTTATTCTATGCCCGCACAGATATTCCTCAACAGTCATTCTTCTGGCTGACTCTAGCTGTATCTCGAGAACATTAATGATTCCTTCACCACACGCAACTATCAGACCACTCTTACCAACTTTTATTATTGTACCCGGTTTATGCCCTTCATTACTTCCTTCCACAGGCATGGTCTTCCAGACCTTAAGCTTGGCTCCTAAGTACTCCGAATAAGCTCCTGGCCAAGGATTTGTCCCCCTTACCAGATTGTGTATTTCCCACGCACTTTTAGTCCAGTCGATAAGCCCTGTCTCTTTTGTCATCATAGGTGCATATGTGGCTTCCTCTTCCGGCTGTTTTTCCCTTTTAAGGGCCCCAGCCTTAAGGCATTCAAGCGTTTGACCCAGCACCTGTGCACCTACTATGGACAGACAATCGTGAAGTTCT containing:
- a CDS encoding DUF116 domain-containing protein — its product is MDKYLKKFILFSIAVVTAFCLIIMGMALIYRNFTISNYNFIILLVMLGFGAVTALLIVSIPIIFSTYRTGRIRPSMAVFARKSLNILFPLISLMLKLLRNNKDAIRRFYININNILTESEGAKFKPQEVLLVLPHCLQNFECSIKITADIGNCKNCGLCTIGDIKNMAYDMGIKVMVVTGGTAARNIILQERPKVVIAVACERDLISGIFDVRNLCVIGVTNERPNGPCKDTFVQVETLRKKINSIIL